A genomic stretch from Gorilla gorilla gorilla isolate KB3781 chromosome 20, NHGRI_mGorGor1-v2.1_pri, whole genome shotgun sequence includes:
- the CEBPA gene encoding CCAAT/enhancer-binding protein alpha, which translates to MEAADFYEAEPRPPMSSHLQSPPHAPSSAAFGFPRGAGPAQPPAPPAALEPLGGICEHETSIDISAYIDPAAFNDEFLADLFQHSRQQEKAKAAVGPTGGGGGGDFDYPGAPAGPGGAVMPGGAHGPPPGYGCAAAGYLDGRLEPLYERVGAPALRPLVIKQEPREEDEAKQLALAGLFPYQPPPPPPPSHPHPHPHPPPAHLAAPHLQFQIAHCGQTTMHLQPGHPTPPPTPVPSPHPAPALGAAGLPGPGSALKGLGAAHPDLRASGGSGAGKAKKSVDKNSNEYRVRRERNNIAVRKSRDKAKQRNVETQQKVLELTSDNDRLRKRVEQLSRELDTLRGIFRQLPESSLVKAMGNCA; encoded by the coding sequence ATGGAGGCGGCCGACTTCTACGAGGCGGAGCCGCGGCCCCCGATGAGCAGCCACCTGCAGAGCCCCCCGCACGCGCCCAGCAGCGCCGCCTTCGGCTTTCCCCGGGGCGCGGGCCCCGCGCAGCCTCCCGCCCCACCTGCCGCCCTGGAGCCGCTGGGCGGCATCTGCGAGCACGAGACGTCCATCGACATCAGCGCCTACATCGACCCGGCCGCCTTCAACGACGAGTTCCTGGCCGACCTGTTCCAGCACAGCCGGCAGCAGGAGAAGGCCAAGGCGGCCGTGGGCCCcacgggcggcggcggcggcggcgacttTGACTACCCGGGCGCGCCCGCGGGCCCCGGCGGCGCCGTCATGCCCGGGGGAGCGCACGGGCCCCCGCCCGGCTACGGCTGCGCGGCCGCCGGCTACCTGGACGGCAGGCTGGAGCCCCTGTACGAGCGCGTCGGGGCGCCGGCGCTGCGGCCGCTGGTGATCAAGCAGGAGCCCCGCGAGGAGGATGAAGCCAAGCAGCTGGCGCTGGCCGGCCTCTTCCCTtaccagccgccgccgccgccgccgccctcgCACCCGCACCCGCACCCGCACCCGCCGCCCGCGCACCTGGCCGCCCCGCACCTGCAGTTCCAGATCGCGCACTGCGGCCAGACCACCATGCACCTGCAGCCCGGTCACCCCACGCCGCCGCCCACGCCCGTGCCCAGCCCGCACCCCGCGCCCGCGCTCGGTGCCGCCGGCCTGCCGGGCCCTGGCAGCGCGCTCAAGGGGCTGGGCGCCGCGCACCCCGACCTCCGCGCGAGTGGCGGCAGCGGCGCGGGCAAGGCCAAGAAGTCGGTGGACAAGAACAGCAACGAGTACCGGGTGCGGCGCGAGCGCAACAACATCGCGGTGCGCAAGAGCCGCGACAAGGCCAAGCAGCGCAACGTGGAGACGCAGCAGAAGGTGCTGGAGCTGACCAGTGACAATGACCGCCTGCGCAAGCGGGTGGAACAGCTGAGCCGCGAACTGGACACGCTGCGGGGCATCTTTCGCCAGCTGCCAGAGAGCTCTTTGGTCAAGGCCATGGGCAACTGCGCGTGA